A genome region from Brassica oleracea var. oleracea cultivar TO1000 chromosome C2, BOL, whole genome shotgun sequence includes the following:
- the LOC106324089 gene encoding uncharacterized protein At3g60930, chloroplastic-like: MRIESGLSSASVDDRMDSPQSSPSLSPSPFNARGSKSTNDNILIARRPLLRRDEGGSLRRSVRTTPVEEQSSSRAPVPQHVDEDVIDLEDDDEHDADNAPAEEVPLAGLPSLLTRRMLDGIARTCRFPRRLQMRSPNANERRWTPPPGWMCLYEAFFTHLRLWFPLPRLLTSYAAARDIALTQFTPAAMRNVVAPLVLGAEVGFDVDLRFFKELANISRNPGTPNTFYINIKSRYDILRGRVNKAHEWFQRYFFVQNDSASIADLDASLRGTWNPSPSESLVLSLSSSWFVCDFLFALFGVFLERHPISFPLPAGFSRGVEEIRELGVQQWPQFDRHRIFRSVLRISAVSLVAPRGGEPVTAEGKSSGVPPAGGFMADAIRSSALGGRESGSLKRPSEGIMVGDIHEEKRSRRDPYARVFRYDRDTPFVNEERACAEYFCLPRNAFTNIPDADDLVHAKEFKDMAHFDAHSKAHAVRLVYLYEKDLKRMRTKLEDMFAEKELRDNRIKELEVTVDGLNSAVETLKAELSASSSRDAILRSQIGDQQNTLESM, from the exons ATGAGGATCGAGTCGGGTCTCTCTTCTGCTTCTGTTGATGATCGCATGGATTCTCCACAATCTTCCCCGTCTCTTTCTCCATCTCCATTTAATGCGAGAGGTTCGAAATCTACGAACGATAACATTCTGATTGCTCGTCGTCCTCTTTTGCGTCGTGATGAAGGGGGTTCTCTTCGTCGGAGTGTTCGAACAACACCGGTGGAGGAGCAGAGTTCCAGTCGTGCTCCTGTTCCTCAACATGTTGATGAAGATGTCATTGATCTCGAGGATGACGACGAACATGATGCGGATAACGCACCGGCGGAGGAGGTTCCTCTGGCGGGGCTTCCCTCTCTTTTGACACGTAGAATGCTCGACGGCATTGCTAGGACTTGTCGTTTTCCGAGGCGGTTGCAGATGCGTTCCCCAAATGCCAATGAAAGGCGGTGGACTCCGCCTCCCGGATGGATGTGTTTGTACGAGGCGTTCTTCACTCATTTGCGCCTCTGGTTTCCTCTTCCCCGTCTTCTGACGTCTTACGCTGCTGCTCGGGATATAGCTCTGACTCAATTTACTCCTGCTGCCATGCGAAATGTAGTCGCTCCTCTGGTTTTGGGGGCTGAGGTCGGCTTCGACGTCGATCTTCGCTTCTTTAAAGAGTTAGCCAATATTAGTAGGAATCCGGGAACTCCTAATACCTTCTATATAAATATCAAATCTCGTTACGACATTCTTAGGGGGAGGGTGAACAAGGCGCACGAGTGGTTCCAACGTTACTTCTTTGTTCAGAATGACTCGGCCTCTATAGCGGATCTTGATGCGTCCCTGAGGGGGACTTGGAATCCCTCGCCTAGTGAGTCTCTTGTTTTATCCCTTTCCTCGTCGTGGTTTGTGTGTGACTTCCTTTTTGCGCTTTTTGGGGTTTTCCTAGAACGTCATCCGATTTCGTTTCCCCTGCCGGCGGGTTTTTCTCGTGGAGTGGAGGAGATTCGTGAACTAGGTGTTCAGCAATGGCCCCAATTTGATCGCCATCGGATTTTCCGTAGTGTTCTGCGCATCTCGGCTG TAAGTCTGGTTGCTCCTAGGGGTGGAGAGCCTGTTACTGCAGAGGGAAAGTCTTCTGGTGTGCCCCCGGCGGGCGGTTTCATGGCCGACGCTATTCGTTCCTCTGCTCTGGGAGGTCGAGAATCTGGGTCTCTAAAGCGTCCTTCTGAAGGCATCATGGTAGGAGACATTCATGAGGAGAAGAGATCTCGACGGGATCCATATGCTCGGGTGTTTCGCTATGACAGGGATACTCCGTTTGTGAACGAAGAGCGTGCTTGTGCTGAATACTTCTGTCTCCCGAGGAACGCTTTTACGAACATCCCTGATGCTGACGATTTGGTGCATGCTAAAGAGTTTAAGGATATGGCTCATTTTGACGCTCAT TCGAAAGCTCACGCGGTGCGGCTCGTGTACCTTTACGAAAAAGACCTGAAGAGGATGCGGACTAAACTGGAGGATATGTTTGCTGAGAAGGAGCTGCGTGATAACCGTATTAAAGAGCTGGAGGTCACCGTCGATGGTTTGAATTCCGCTGTTGAGACTCTTAAGGCGGAGCTTTCAGCGTCGTCCAGCCGTGATGCTATTCTTCGATCTCAGATTGGTGATCAGCAGAATACTCTTG AGTCTATGTAG